GCTCCTGGGCACCGCGTACGGAACGGGGAATCCGGCGTCCTCCGGCGGCAACACCCGGCTCTACCGCATCGATCTACGGACCGGAGGTGTGGTGTGGCAGCAGTTGGAGCGGACGGCCCCGGAGCTGTCGCCCCGCGAGCCGGAGGGCCTGGCCGTGCTGCGGAGCGGTGGCACGCCGCGGCTGTGCCTGGGCTTCGTCGAAGGCCCGGCGGGCGGGCGCACTTTCCGTCTGTATGACAAAGCGCTGAGCTGACATGTTCCGTTCGGTGCGTACGGGGTGTCATCGGCCGCCGCGCGTGGGTACACATTCCGCCATCCGGGAGGAAACAGACCTCCGGACCGCCGACCGGGGCCGCTGAAGGCGACCGCTCCCGGGGCGGAGGCAGGTGGTGAGGGAGGCGCACACGGTGTCCCACTGGCGGCCGCTGCCCGACACACTCGATACGGACGCGCAACACCTGGCGGAGGAGTTGCGCGTCCTCAAGGAACGGACCGGGCTGAGCCTCGACGGGCTGGCCAGGAAGACCCCGTACAGCAAATCCGCGTGGCACCGCTATCTCAACGGCGAGAAGCTGCCGCCGCGAAGCGCGGTCGAGGCACTCGGCCAGGTGGCGGGCGCGGACCAGGAACGGCTGCTCGCGGTGTACGACGCCGCGTACCGGGCCCGGACCGCGCCCGTGCCCGACCCGGCCGAGGCGCCCACGGTTCCCGTCGCGGCGGAACGGACCGGGCGCGCCCGGGCGATGCTGCGCAGCGCCGGGGTGCTGCGGACCGCCGGAGCGCTGGTGGCGCTGACGGCGCTGGTGGCGACCATGGGAGCGGCGGCCTCGATCGTGCAGATTCCCGCACGTGCCGCCCGTACGGACGGGGACGCCTCCCCCGCGTGCCACGGCCACAGATGCCAGGGGCGGTACCCGTGGAGGTTCGGCTGCAATCGCGACGCGCGCGCGGAGAGCACCCACGTGGACACCACCTACACCGTGCGGCTCCGGTTCAGCCCGTCGTGCGGCACCGTCTGGTCGGAGGTGCAGCCGCACTCCGGCGGCGCCCAGAAGGTCTCGATCTGGGTCGGCCGGGACGCCCGGCTCACCTCCCATCCCCGTGGCCGTGAGGGACTTGCTGTCAGCCCCATGCTGGCCACGTCGGATCTGCGGCAGGCGGTGGCCTGCGCAAAGGTGACGGACCGGGTGGCATGCACGGGCGCCGTCGAACTGACCAGCCCGGCCCGCCCCAAGGACGGGGACGACTTCCCCGGCACCAAGTTCCTCGAGCGGGTGACGCGTTGAGGTGACCGGCCGGTGGCGTTCGCGCCTGTGGGCGCCGACCGCGCGCGGGTGGTCCACACGGCAGGCCGCCCCCTAGACGACGAACGGGCCGTCGGCCGTGAACCGGCGCAGTTGGCGGGCGAAGGTCTCGGCCTCGCCCGCCGGCCATGAGGACAGGCTCGCCATGATGTGGGCGGCCAGACGTGCCCGCAGGTCGGCGACGGCCTGTTGGCCCTGGTCGGTGAGTACGAGCAGGTGCGCGCGCCGGTCGGCGGGGTCCGCCTCGCGGCGGATGAGGCCGGCGGCCTCCAGTCGTGAGGCGCGCCGGGTGACACCGGAGCGGTCGACTCCTGCGTCGGGAGCCAGGTCGGCCGCGCTGCGGGGCCCGGTCCGGGCCAGCGCGCTGAGCACCGGGTACGTCAGCTCGTCCACCGCCTCCCCCATGCCCTCGGTGAGCTGCTTGTGCAGCTGGGTGCGAGTGGTGCGCCTGAGCAGGATGCCCAGCGCGTCTGCGATCTCGTGTCCTGCTTCGTTTTCCACACCTCAAGAATAGCGTGCGTCGCGCACGCTTTCAGTGCTACAGTCCAGGAGATGCGTGCGCAGCGCACGCACTACTCTTCTTCGAGAAGGAACTCCCATGTCTCGCACCGGCATCGAGCCCGCCCTGAACGACCTGCTGTTCAACCGCGACCTCACCCTGGAGGAGGCCGCCGACCGCCACTTCGCCCCGGAGTACCGCCAGCGCACGGACGGGAAGTGGGATGACCGCGCGGCGTTCCTCGAGCACATGACCCACCTGCGCGGCATCGTCGCCGGCGGCCATGTCCAGGTGCACGAAGAGCTCTTCGACGGCAGCAGGTACGCCGACCGGCACACCGCCCACATCACGAAGACGGACGGCTCGACCGTCAGCATGGAGGTCTACGTGTTCGCCGACCTCGCACCCGACGGCCGCTTCAGCCGCATCGAGGAGACCACCCTGATGCTCCAGGGCGCCGACACCGACCGCAACATCGGCAGCGCCCGCTAGGGCGTGCCCGAGGGGTCAACCGCCTTGGGCAGCTGCTGATCCGGGACGCCGTGAGGCGTCATCAGCGTGATCTACCAGGTGGATGGGGACGAGACCGGCTCCCCCCGCTCGGGGGAGCGGCTCGGCACCTCACCCACTTCCACCGCAGGGGCGACGGGTGCACCGAAGGCAGGCCGCTGCCACGCTATGCCGCGTTGTACGGCGGCAGCTGCCGGGTGATGCGGTCGAACAGCTCCGTCAGCGGTTCGCCGATGTCCCGGCCGAACCCGGTCAGCCCGTAGGTGACCTGGGGCGGCGTCGTCTGCTCGACCTCCCGCCAGACCAAGCCGTCCTGGACCAGCGCGCGCAGGGTCTGGGAGAGCATCTTCTCGCTGATGCCGTGGATGCTCTCGCGCAGCTCGTAGAACCGCAGGTCATTGCTCCGCAAGGAGATCAGCACCCAGATGCCCCACCTGCTGGTCACATGGTCGACCACGTTTCGCGCGGGGCAGTCGGTGTGAAACACGTCATACCGCTTCCCCGCCTCGGCCTGTCTGTACTGCGCGCCTTCCGTCACGTCATGAGCTTACTTCAAGGTACGTCCTTACGAAAAGTTAGCCAGCTCCCTAAGTTGCAGGCAACAGAGGACATCTGACGAGGAGCTGACATGATCGTGGTGACCGGGGCTACCGGGAATATCGGCCGGCCGTTGACGCAGGCACTGGCCGCGGCGGGCGAGCAGGTGACGGCCGTGTCACGGCACACGGCGGCGGTGCCGAACGGCGTCCGGCACGTGGCGGCCGACCTGGCCGAGCCGGCCGGCCTCAAGCCCGCGCTGGCCGGAGCGAAGGCGTTGTTCCTGCTGCTGTCCGGCGACCTGCACGCCGCCGGGGCCCGCCCGGCGGACATCATCGGCCAAGCCGCGGCCAGCGGGGTCCGCCGAGTCGTCCTGCTCTCCACGCTGGGCGTGGTGACCAGACCCTTCGGCTCCACGCGGATCGCGATGCGCGCGCTGGAGGACATGCTGCGGGAGTCCGGCCTGGAGTGGGCCATCCTGCGGCCGGGTGGCTTCGCCTCCAACGCCCTGTGGTGGGCCGAGTCCGTCCGCACGCAACAGGTCGTCGCCGCCCCCTTCGGCGACGTCGGGGTGCCGGTCATCGACCCGGCGGACATCGCCGAGGTCGCGGCGGCCTGCCTGCTGGAGGACCGGCACGCCGGCGGCGAGTACGAGCTGACCGGCCCTGAGGTGATCACGCCGCGCCAGCAGGCGGAGGCCCTCGCCGGCGCGCTGGGCTCGCCGGTGAGATTTCACGAGCTCACCCGTGACGAGGCCAGGACCGCCATGTCCCAGAGCATGCCGGCGGAACTCGCCGACGACACTCTGGACATCCTCGGTTCCCCGAGCCCGGCCGAGCTGCGCGTCAGCCCGGACGTCCAACAGGTCCTCGGCCGCGCCCCGCGCCCCTTCGCCGACTGGGCCGCCCGCAATGTCGCCGCGTTCCGCTGAGACTGCTCAGCGGAACGCGGGAACTGCTCCTCGTGCTCCGCGAGCCAGTGCTGATGATCGAGGAGCCTGGCCCCGGAGTCGAGGCTGACCTGCCGCCGGTCGCCCCGGGTATGTGCTCAGCGCTACTCGCCACCTGGCCGTAGCCGTACGAGAACAGGGGCGGGCCCGGCCGTCGCGCTCATCCCACCGCCGATCGCCCGAGGCCT
This portion of the Streptomyces caniferus genome encodes:
- a CDS encoding winged helix-turn-helix transcriptional regulator translates to MTEGAQYRQAEAGKRYDVFHTDCPARNVVDHVTSRWGIWVLISLRSNDLRFYELRESIHGISEKMLSQTLRALVQDGLVWREVEQTTPPQVTYGLTGFGRDIGEPLTELFDRITRQLPPYNAA
- a CDS encoding nuclear transport factor 2 family protein encodes the protein MSRTGIEPALNDLLFNRDLTLEEAADRHFAPEYRQRTDGKWDDRAAFLEHMTHLRGIVAGGHVQVHEELFDGSRYADRHTAHITKTDGSTVSMEVYVFADLAPDGRFSRIEETTLMLQGADTDRNIGSAR
- a CDS encoding helix-turn-helix domain-containing protein, coding for MSHWRPLPDTLDTDAQHLAEELRVLKERTGLSLDGLARKTPYSKSAWHRYLNGEKLPPRSAVEALGQVAGADQERLLAVYDAAYRARTAPVPDPAEAPTVPVAAERTGRARAMLRSAGVLRTAGALVALTALVATMGAAASIVQIPARAARTDGDASPACHGHRCQGRYPWRFGCNRDARAESTHVDTTYTVRLRFSPSCGTVWSEVQPHSGGAQKVSIWVGRDARLTSHPRGREGLAVSPMLATSDLRQAVACAKVTDRVACTGAVELTSPARPKDGDDFPGTKFLERVTR
- a CDS encoding SDR family oxidoreductase, with translation MIVVTGATGNIGRPLTQALAAAGEQVTAVSRHTAAVPNGVRHVAADLAEPAGLKPALAGAKALFLLLSGDLHAAGARPADIIGQAAASGVRRVVLLSTLGVVTRPFGSTRIAMRALEDMLRESGLEWAILRPGGFASNALWWAESVRTQQVVAAPFGDVGVPVIDPADIAEVAAACLLEDRHAGGEYELTGPEVITPRQQAEALAGALGSPVRFHELTRDEARTAMSQSMPAELADDTLDILGSPSPAELRVSPDVQQVLGRAPRPFADWAARNVAAFR
- a CDS encoding MarR family winged helix-turn-helix transcriptional regulator; the encoded protein is MENEAGHEIADALGILLRRTTRTQLHKQLTEGMGEAVDELTYPVLSALARTGPRSAADLAPDAGVDRSGVTRRASRLEAAGLIRREADPADRRAHLLVLTDQGQQAVADLRARLAAHIMASLSSWPAGEAETFARQLRRFTADGPFVV